The sequence below is a genomic window from Canis aureus isolate CA01 chromosome 11, VMU_Caureus_v.1.0, whole genome shotgun sequence.
CCTGGCAGCCTGAAGCAGGGGAAGGGGTTGAGCAGCTCTGCCAGGGTCCTCACCCCAGTCACCTTGCCCAGGACAGAGCTTGAGCTCCGGCTACAGCTGTTACAcagggtggggtaggggggtgggggtcaccTTTGCACATGCCAGTTCCTCCCTCCATGCTTCAACCActccttcctgccccttctccctaaAGACCATGGAACTGAAATCAGACAGACCCGAGGGGGGCTGTTTGGGgccagctctgtgatcttgggcaagtggcacaatctctctgagcctcagtttttccatctccAAACTCTAAAGCAGATGAGTCATGTTCCAGGGCCAAGCACAAGGCTTGAGTGCAGCAGGTGCTCCACGGAAACTCCCAGAGAGCCCCCGGGCCCCTCAGTCTCAGCGTGTCCCCCCCAAACCTGTGCCCCCATTATCCCCTCTGCCACCCCCAGTAGCCCCAGCCAGAAGTCTGGGATGTCATCTGGGACACCCCCTGAACATGTAGTCACCAAGTCCCGACGACTGTACCTTGTAAGTGGTTGTCCCGGCGGTCCACACATCCCCAACTGCTATCACCGTCTAGACACTTTCAtgtctcctaactggtctccctaccccaccccatctcattctgccctcctccccaggaaACCTGCCTTGCAGCCAGAAAGTTCCCTGTAGAGTGAATCTGGCAAGTTTCCTCTTTTGTTTACAACCTTTCCGTGGCTCCCTCTTGCCCTCAGGACAAAGTCCAGCATCAGTTTCAGAGAGGACCTACAGAATCCTTTGtgaccctccccccgccccgctcccacCTCACTTCCTGCTGGGGCTCCCCAGTACCCTGTTGCAGCTCCTCAGCCCACCATGCTGCCTGACTCCAGGTGGCCCATGCCCATGTTATTCCATCTTTCCCTTCCCCATCTGCCCTGATTAACTCCCACTTTAGGACTTGGCGTGGGCACCAGCTCCTCTGGGAAGTCTTCCCTGCCTGCCCAGGGTTAAGGCCTTATGGGCTCCCCAAACCCCCCATGCTTCTGCCTTTTCTTCCTGCAGAAGAACTTTGTACCTAGTAAGTGCCTAGGCGTGAACACTGCAGACCTATCCCTAAGAGGTCTGCACAAATAGGAGGATGAGAGGCCTGCAGGATTCAAACCTCCTTCCACCTAAACTCCTGCCAGgaccccccaggctgcccccaggctCACCCAGAGACCCTGCAAGGGGGCTCAGGTTGGGTGGATTCTCCTGGGCCTCAGAAAATGGCCAGggctccctcagcctctcctccaGCCCCCAGTGGCTGCCTGTGGCCCTACAGGACTCACAGCTCTCTCTGAACCAAAGTACTATGACCATCTGCTCTTCCAAGCATTTCATTAGCCCCTGAGCAGGCCCAGGAGCCTCTGAAGCCAAGCCCAAGCCCAAGCCCAACAGCAGGCCATCAATCTTCCTGCCAAATCCAAGGCGAAATAGTTTCCCAGTCCTAGGCCAGGCCCTTGGTGGCAGCTTTCCTGGCCAAAggcttgggggatgcctgggtggctcagcagttgggcatctgctttggctcagggcatgatcctggagtcctgggaccgagtcctacatcagctccttacatggagcctgcttctccctctgcctgtgtctctgcctctctctctctgtccaatcCCTccatctcccatgaataaataaataaaatctttaaaaaacaaaagaaaacaaaggctcaCAGAGCAGCCTTCAAGTTGGGCTGCTCACTGCCACCCTGGCACCTCCAACCCAGCCTCTACATGGCAATGCTGGGGGCTTTCTAACCACACGTTTGATGGGGCCCATCCTGAAAACCTTCAGTGGCATCACTGCCCACCTGAAGGAGGAAGTCCCCACTCCCTGACTGGCCCAGGAGGCTGCCTGATCTCACTGCACTCACCATCCCGGGCTCCCCAGGCCACTGTCACCCCCCTTCCTCCAGCTTGCTTCAACTGCATAAGCCCACAGTTGCTCCTGCCTGAACCCTGCCTTGGCACAGGTTGTTGCTCTACTTGGCAGACCCTTTGCACCTTTTTCAGGAAAAGGCATggcaaatgtcacctcctctgggactcCTGCTTGGACTTCCCAGGAAGGCAGAGGTTAGCTCCCCTATGCCCTTTCAGGACCGGGTGCTCTCCCATTATGACCCACCACACGGCCGCTGTCTTTTCATCTTTTGGTGTGTGGCTCTGCAGCTAGACAGAGCTCCTGGAAGGAGCTCACAGCAAAGCTCGAGGCAGGCACTACCATGGCTGGGGagtaaaggaaagaaggaaggaaagggtcATTTCCGTTTCCATGCATCAAATAACCTGCTGTGTGCCTACTGTGGTCCAGAGGCTCCATTAGCCGGAACCCGACGACTCGCTTCAGAAGCAGGCCCTGGAGTCCAGGCAGGGGCTTGAGCTGTACAACTGTCACCTGCCAGGTGAGCAGAGCCCCAGGCCATCGTGGAGGACCCCCCCGGACCCACCGCCCCTTCCCCAGGCCTGGGGTCTCACGCAGGTTCAAACTGGCCCTGCCACTCCCTGGTGGGGTGATCTGACCTCTCTCCTGTCCTAGACGGAGGCTGTGGTGGGTCAGCCGCTTGTCCACACTCACAAGGCTGACCGGAGGAGCGGCAGCCCCGCTCGTTGGCCGGACCAAGCATAGCATAAGCACACCCGGGAAGATGTTCCCCATTCGGCTTTGAAGGCATTCACCGGTGTCGTGTGGTGAACTTTGTCAGATGGTCTAAGATGTttccctgggctgctgggcctgcCACGGGAGCTGTCGGTCGGGCCCAGTTAGGATCCCAACTCTGCCGCGAATTTGCCACTTGGCTTTGGTCAAGCTACCTGTTTCTACTTCTGAAAGTGGAGGTCTCCTGTctctgaggcacagagcagccaGCGGAGGTGTGAGTGGTGGCAACAGGGAGGTAGAGGCCGTGCTGGGTGCTGTAGAAGCGGGTAGCATCACGCCCCTGCCATCTGAGAAACACTCCCACTGCTGCAGCCTGAGCCAGCCATGGGAACCTTGGCAGACACGTGGTAGAAAGCGCGCCGGACCTGCTGTCAGGCCCTTGTGCTGGGCCCCCCTGTGAAGGGTGACTGACACTCTGACCCCCAGGGTCTATGGCAGGTGGCAGGCAGTGAGAAGGACTCGGCAGCTGCCTACTGTCAGGGAGGGGCCTTCCCAGCGTGCCTAGCAGCCGGGAGGTGTGCCAAGGAGACAAGGAGGCCGAAAGGTCTCAGGCCTCTGCCTGAagctaataaatatattattgatgTGTgcggaggggagagagggagggaagtggGTAGCTCTGCAACCATCGGGACTGATTTATTGGTTAATTAGGAGGCTTCCAGAGCCACAGACTACCCTGCTATGTGCatggacagggagagagagggccaCAGGGCAGCCAGGGCTGCCAGCTGGGACCCGAGTGTGGCTCAGTGTCTCACCTGAGCCAGGAGCACCAAGTGGCTGAAGGAATAATGCAAGGGGTTTGGGTCAGGCGACGGACCTAGGACTGcgtggctgggggggggggaggggggaagcccACAGGACTTGCTGGCCTGAGTACCTGAACAGAATAATCCTAAGGAAAGGGACTGGGAGCTCTCTGAGGTTTCCACAGCATCCAGTCAAGTCTGGGGAGCTGCCTGTTTAGGGAAGAGTGCTGATGCAGAACCAGAAAGAGCAGAGGAAAACCTTGGAAACGATGCAAACTGACAGCAGAGGCCCCAAAGGTGGAGAAGATGGTTCCATTGAACAGGGAAAGCTAAATTGCAGTGGATCTGAATCCAACTTCTGCTAGacactagctatgtgaccttgggcaaatcattaaaccttttttttttttttaaagattttatttttgaataatctctacactcagggGGCTGGAACCCACAACCCCTAGATCAAAAGTCATATGCACCAcctactaagccagccaggtgcccccaatcacTAAACCTTTTCTGATCCTTGGTTTCTACGTCTGTAGAAAGGGAACTAATTGAATCTACCTTGCAAAGCTGCTTTGATGCTTAGATTGAAGGACGTAGCACCGCAGAAAATCCACAGTAAATGCTTCATAACTATGCTGCTAGTGCGAAATCGCCCAGGACGCCGTCTGGAAGGGAGAAGGGGCCGGTGAAGGGTAGCGGAGGAAGCCGCGCCTAGAAGGTGCTGACCAAGCCGGAGGCGTGGGCCGAGGCCTGCTCTCAGGCCGGCTGGCTGTGGCCAGACtccagcccggggggggggggggggggggggggggggggggggctgcgctTAGCTGGGGTGACCCAGTGTCACCATCCAGGGGTGTCCGCCGGGCTGGAGCCCCAGCTCGGCCAGGGCGCCTGGGGGGACTGCCGCCATCCGCCCCGGGGGGGTCGTGCGGTCGTGCCCGGGGTCACCGGCACAGCCGAGGCGCACGAGGCTCACTCGGGGCCCAGGGCGGACGGGGCTCGGCCAGCCCCTGCGGCGCGCGCGGCCTCTCCCCCGGGggccccgccgcggccgccgcccgccgccagcCTCCCTCGCGGCCGTGCGTCCCcggggcggccggcggggccCGCGGTGGCGGGGCGGACGCGGCGGCGGGCgcggtggcggcggtggcggcggccgCAGGGCCACAGGCGGCGGAAGCGCGCGCGGAAGTGCCGCGAGGCGAGCGCGTAGACGAGCGGGTTGAGGCAGGAGTTGGCGTAGGCGAGGCAGTGCGAGGCCAGGCGGCAGGCGTAGGTGGCCGGGCTGAAGGCGAAGCGGCCGAACCAGAAGCAGAGGATGAGCGCGTGGTGCGGGCCCCAGCAGAGGGCGTAGAGCGCGGCCACCGCCAGCATGGCGCGCCCCGCGCGGCCCGTGGCCCGTCTCCGGGCCTCCGCCGCCGCGCCCGCGGGGCCCACGGCCGCCCACAGGAAGCGCAGCGTGCGCGCGTAGGCCAGGCTCACCACGGCCACGGGCAGCAGGTAGCCGGCGGCGAAGGTGGCCACGTCCAGGGCGCGCCGGCGCGCGTCCTCCCAGGCGGGCACGCAGAGCTCCAGCGCGCCGTAGCGCACCGTGCCGTAGTAGCTGAGGTAGGGCGCCGAGAAGAGCGCCGCCAGCAGCCACACCAGGCCCACGGCGGCGCGGGCGTTGCGCGGCGTGCGCAGGGCCCGCGAGCGCAGCGGGTGCCGGACGGCCAGGTacctgcgggcgggcgggcgggcgggcggcggtcAGCGCGGCGGGGGCCgagcgccccgcgcccccgcgcccccgcgcccccgccctgcACCCGTGTGGACGCTGCGCCGGGACCTGGGGCCGCTGGCCTGGCTTTCCGGCTTTCCGGGTCTGGGCAGCAGGGGCGAGAGGGCGCCGCCCGCCTGCAGGGGGCTGCAGGGTGAAGGGCATCGACAGGCCAAGCGCCTAgggcagtgcctggcacccagcaaGGCTGGGTTAGAGGCTCGGAGGGAAGGGACAGTGAGCCTGGCTTGGACCCCAAGTTCGGAACGGCGAAGGCAGGGATGACCGCAGACCGGGTCAGGTGTGGGCAGTAATAAAACACCTGATGAATTCATCATTCATGTGTTCTTTTTGCCATTCATGCGACACAGGGCATCTACTACGTGTAGGGCTCTGTGCCCACACGTGAGACACAGAGATGTCCCCTGGAGGCTCACAATGGAGTGGCGGGAGGGCAGGATGGTCCCCTCAAGGACACTCTGCTGCCGCCCAGAGACTGGTTGGTGGGGGCCACAGAGCTgacccttctctccctcccacttcctTTTTGGCTCCCTGTTCTCTCCTTCCTAAGGAATCTGTTCAGGtcttccctccccagcccagaCCCAGCCAGGTCCCGGGCACAGCCCACCTGTCCACCGAGACGGCGGCCAGCGTGAAGCTGCTGGCATACATGGTGAGGTAGATGAGCAGGTGCACAGCCTTACAGACGAGGGCCCCAAAGAGCCAGGCGTCCAGTGTGTAGATGGCGGCCTGGAAGGGCACGCAGCACAGGATGAAGCAGAGGTCGGCCACCGCTAGGTTGAGGATGAATAGGTCCGTAGTGCTGCCGGGCTCCTGCCAGGCGCTCGGGCTGGGCTGCAGCAGCACAGCCAGCACCAGCCCATTGCCCACTGTGCCCAGCAGGAAGATGAGGGCAAACACCACAGGCACTGCCACAGCACCCACGCTCCCTGGGCTGTCTAGCGAGATGTTCTGTGCATCAGCCATCTCCCCATCTGATGGGCACCTGAGGAAAAGAAGCTGGAGTCCTCAGACAGGAGCCCTCCGGCTCTGGTCACTCGACCCAGGGGTCTCAATCCAGGCCCCTGGCCTGGGCCCAGCCAGGTCTCCTGGGCATGGAGCTCATGGGGGTCggggatgggagtggggagaCGGCCAAAAGTTATCACTGAGCTCCCTCCACTTGTGCAAGCCTGGCACAGTTGCATATGCGTCTGAGGTGGGTTTCTCAGTTTCCTAGGGGACACTCCCATGAATTAGGTGATGGACACCTCCAGGCAGGATGGAGGGTGAGGACATGGCAGATGGGAGGGGGGCAAATCCAACCCAAGTTGCTGATATATCCACCTTACTTCTCCATGGGGGTTTGAAGCCCAGGGAAGAGTCTTGGACATGGGTCAAAGTCAGCAAGACTTGGGTGATATCCCCGAGTCATCATAAAGTCCAATTTAGTGAAAGCCCCACAGGGCACAGCAGGGAAATCCATATCAGTCACTACGCCCTTTCTGCAtgagaggaaattgaggctcagagaggggacaTGGGAGGTTAATATCACACTTTGAATGGCAGATCCGGGGCTGTTACCACCCTGGTAGCCTGACGCCCAGGCTGGAGCGCTCATCTGACAGCCTGTTAACAGGTGGTACCTCTGACAATGTGCAAGTATGTGTGAGTGCATTTATGCTGGCTGTGCCCCCTCTCACACTTGCTCCACCCCACGGCCCAGATCGGCCACTACCTGTGGATCCCCTTGCATGCCTGGGATCTCTGGGTTGGTGAGACAAATAGAGggcatggtggggtggggggggggacgggaaggaaggagagaaaaaaggtagTATCtgcgcccccagcccccagcatgCAGCAAGCCCACCCTGCCCCGAAGCTCAGGATGGGCAGCACCCACCTCAACTCTGGGCGCTGGGCCCTACTTGGTCCTGGGTGAACCGGCCAGACTGGGGCTGCCTCTTGGCTCAGGGGCTGCCCCTAGGCGCCTCCCTGCAGGTGCAGCTCTGCCTCCCagttctccctcttctcctttaaGGCACCTCTTCTGCCGAGCCAGACTTGGGCACTCCCTCCGGAGTAGACACTGGCCACCTCCTGCTCGGTGCCTGATTTCCCTCGGGTGGCATGCTCTTCTGCCTGGTTCTTTTCTACCTCCCTGCGTTGCATCTGCCTCTTTCTGCAGTGAGGAACCCATTGATCTCACTCTGAGATTCGCTTTGCAGTTAACCCCTCCgtgcccagggcccagcccatTCCTGGCACTCTCACCTCCTGCCTACTAactccctctccatcttccctctccctgccccaagTAGGGCTCTAATCCAAGCTCAGAAAGGATTCCTCATCTTGAATAGGGTGTCCTAGGCTAGGAAACCAGAATGAGTCTCTTTTCTGGAGACCAGATAGGACTCCTCCCCCCAGGCCCTGAAAATCCTGGGGCCCATCAGCTTTCCGAAGCTTATTTCAGAGGTTCTGTCTGGCTGGAGATGGAATGCTTTGGTGCCAATCCAGAGTTTGGCTTTAGCCTGAGGGCAATAGGAAACTAGTGAAAGTCTTAGAGCAGGGACATGTTCTGCTTATTTAGTTTGTAATTAGTTTATTTTGGCCTGGGGTAAGGATGAAGAGAAGGGGAATGATCTAGTGACTGATCTGTTAGAAGCCTCCTGTCCCCACAAAAGCCAGAGATTAATCGGTCTTGGTGAATGGCTGTGTGGTTTAGCCATGCACAGGGTTCTAGCCTGGAACTTTTGAAGGAGTAGGCCACGTGGCCAAATGCTTCCAGAGGGTTAGAGAGACTAGtcagggagtggggtgggaagggTAAGGTACACTGAATTTCATAACAGTGAGGTTGTTGGTAAACTGGACAAGTGTAGTGGGGACAGAACAATCTGCAATGAGTTAAGGGAGAGAAGAGGTAGTAGGGACTGTGTGTAGTCTTTCTAGAAGCTGGGACACTTTCTTGGGACCGATGGGGCCAGAACTTGCATTCAAGACCCAGGATGCTGGGGAAGGGACTCTTCAGGACTAGctcctcccaggcccctgggatttTCCCCAGTGCTCAGAGGTATTTCTTGAAAGCCTGATGTCACTCACGCTAGATACAGAACATCCCTGGAATTCTTAGAAATATTCACTAAACGGTAGATATTAGGACTCATACCTACACTGCCCTGAATTCAGAGCTATCAGAATTGAATTAAGGAATTAGAATGGTAGAATGTCATGATCCATGGAGTGCAGAATTGTAGGATTCCAGCCCGAGCACCGGGGTTTTAGAATCCTTGACTGTCAGAGGTCTACCACCACCCTGAACTCTGAAAGCCCCCCAGATCCCTGGCACACTATCCTGTTTTGGGGAGCCTCCGGCCCAACCAGCtcctggcccagggcagggctctgGATGCGCTGCTACAGGAGGGCGAGAACTCCCAGCAGGGCAAGGCTGATAGGATAGCAGAGCCCGAGGGAAGGCGCGGGGACGGGTGGGGCCGGCAGGAAGCACGCGTCAAGGTCGGGCCCCAGCGCGTCCCTggcgccccctcctcctcttgctcCGGGCACCGCAGCCTCGAACCTGGGGCCCACGCAGAGGACGCGGAGCGCGCCGTGGGGGCGGCCTCGGGACGAGCTCCGGCCCGCGGGAGGGGGAGGTGCGGCTGATCCGCGGCCCTCCGACTGTCGCGGGCGTCCGGCGGCCACCGGTACACGCGCCCAACGCTGCCGCCGCGCGGGGGAGCTTCCCACCAGCCCTTCCGGAGGGCGGCGGGCGGAGCCGGCACAGGTCGGCACAGGTCGGCACAGGTCGGCACGCTGAGCGGCTATAGCTGACCCACGGGCGTGGCGCCGCCGCCGCAAGGCAGCCTCCCACGCCGGCCGCCAGGGGGCGCAGCGCCAGCGGTGGCGGCCGGGAGCCCCAGGCAGAGCCCCACTCTGGCTTGTCCTGCGCCTCGGGCGGTGGACCTGGGCCCGGGTTTCTGGCCCCACAGGGTACGCCACACCTACTACTGGAGCGCGTGGCTGGTGGCTGCTGGTGGCCACCCCGTGTAACCGCCGGCCTACGCAGGTCACGCACGCGTGCATCAAGCCGTGCATCAAGCCGCTGGCTTGGCCCGGGCCGGTGCTAGGCCTACGCCCTCGCCGCTGCAGCAGTGCGCCTGCGCCAGGCACACTACCCGGTGGCGGCGGCCTGCGCCTATTGAGGCTGCTGATGTGGCCGAAGCAGTCCTCTTCCTTGGGCTGCCATCTCCCAGCACCCGGAGCTCCTGGTCCCAGCTGCAAGCTCCTCCAGACCACAAGCTAAGATTCCCAGAATCCCAGGGTTAGGATCCCCGCAGCTCGCCCAGACCGTTCCAGGTTCAGGCAGGGCTGAGGTTCAAAGGCACGGAGAAGGGGGTCCCAGTTCCTTGTCGTGAATGAGGAAGGGCCTTCTCATCCTCTCTGCTCTACCTTCAGCAAGGTATGAGTTCCCCAAGGCTACACCACgctgaggctggagctggggtgAATCTGAGCCTATCCCACCTGGCCTCCCACCCCCAGTCCATAAAACCTAGAGGGGAGGCCACTGAAGAGACAAGGACCAGGGACAGCGACTATGGGAAGGGGGTTCTCATCATGTCCACTAGGGAGCAGCGAGTCC
It includes:
- the GALR3 gene encoding galanin receptor type 3, which translates into the protein MADAQNISLDSPGSVGAVAVPVVFALIFLLGTVGNGLVLAVLLQPSPSAWQEPGSTTDLFILNLAVADLCFILCCVPFQAAIYTLDAWLFGALVCKAVHLLIYLTMYASSFTLAAVSVDRYLAVRHPLRSRALRTPRNARAAVGLVWLLAALFSAPYLSYYGTVRYGALELCVPAWEDARRRALDVATFAAGYLLPVAVVSLAYARTLRFLWAAVGPAGAAAEARRRATGRAGRAMLAVAALYALCWGPHHALILCFWFGRFAFSPATYACRLASHCLAYANSCLNPLVYALASRHFRARFRRLWPCGRRHRRHRARRRVRPATAGPAGRPGDARPRGRLAAGGGRGGAPGGEAARAAGAGRAPSALGPE